In Massilia antarctica, the following are encoded in one genomic region:
- the gyrA gene encoding DNA gyrase subunit A produces MDQFAKETIPISLEEEMRKSYLDYAMSVIVGRALPDVRDGLKPVHRRVLFAMHEMNNVYNRPYVKCARVVGETMGKYHPHGDASIYDTLVRMAQDFSLRYTLVDGQGNFGSVDGDSAAAMRYTECRLDKIAGEILADIDKDTVDFQPNYDGKEKEPTVLPTRIPNLLINGSSGIAVGMATNIPPHNLTEVVNAALHVLRNPDCTIDELIEIIPAPDFPTAGIIYGVSGVRDGYRTGRGRVVMRAKTHFEEYGKDGGRIAIIVDELPYQVNKKSLLERIAENVRDKKLEGISDIRDESDKSGMRVVIELKRGEVPEVVLNNLYKQTQLQDTFGMNMVALVNGQPKLLNLKQMLQCFLSHRREVVTRRTVFELRKARERGHMLEGLAVALANIDDFIAIIKAAPSPPIAKTELMARAWDSSLVREMLLRTAEGTTVGGIEAFRPEHLPKHYGMQPDGMYKLSDEQAQEILQMRLQRLTGLEQDKIVNEYKDIMAHIADLLDILAKPERVTVIITDEMTLVMNEYGVGNKDVRRSTIEHNATDLETEDLITPQDMVVTLSHTGYMKSQPISEYRAQKRGGRGKQAMATKEEDWIDQLFIANTHDYILCFSNRGRMYWLKVWEVPQGSRNSRGKPIVNMFPLQDNEKITVVLPLSGVNRTFPEDHYVFMATSLGTVKKTPLKDFSNPRKAGIIAVDLDDGDFLIGAALTDGEHDVMLFSDSGKAVRFDENDVRPMGRTARGVRGMNLEEGQNVIALLVAENEQQSVLTATENGFGKRTPITEYTRHGRGTKGMIAIQTSERNGRVVAATLVEPSDEIMLITTGGVLIRTRVSEIREMGRATQGVTLIAVEDGTKLSGLQRIVETDLEDVDLETPPE; encoded by the coding sequence ATGGATCAATTCGCAAAAGAAACAATCCCCATTTCCCTCGAAGAAGAGATGCGCAAGAGCTACCTCGATTACGCGATGAGCGTGATCGTCGGGCGCGCCTTGCCGGATGTGCGCGACGGCTTGAAGCCGGTGCACCGCCGAGTCTTGTTCGCCATGCACGAAATGAACAATGTGTACAACCGCCCGTACGTCAAGTGCGCGCGCGTGGTCGGCGAAACGATGGGCAAGTACCACCCGCACGGCGACGCCTCGATCTACGACACCCTGGTGCGCATGGCCCAGGATTTCTCCTTGCGCTACACCTTGGTCGATGGCCAGGGCAACTTCGGTTCGGTCGACGGCGACAGCGCCGCCGCCATGCGTTACACCGAGTGCCGCCTCGATAAGATCGCCGGCGAGATCCTGGCCGACATCGACAAGGACACGGTCGACTTCCAGCCCAACTACGACGGCAAGGAAAAAGAACCGACGGTGCTGCCGACCCGGATTCCCAACCTGCTGATCAACGGCTCGTCCGGCATCGCGGTCGGCATGGCCACCAACATCCCGCCGCACAATCTGACCGAAGTGGTCAACGCCGCGCTGCACGTGCTGCGCAATCCAGACTGCACCATCGATGAACTGATCGAGATCATTCCCGCGCCCGACTTCCCGACCGCCGGCATCATCTACGGCGTCTCTGGTGTGCGCGACGGTTACCGCACCGGCCGTGGCAGGGTGGTCATGCGCGCCAAGACCCACTTCGAGGAATACGGCAAGGATGGCGGCCGCATCGCCATCATCGTCGACGAGCTGCCGTACCAGGTCAATAAAAAGTCGCTCTTGGAGCGCATCGCCGAGAACGTGCGCGACAAGAAGCTCGAAGGCATTTCCGACATCCGCGACGAGTCCGACAAGTCGGGCATGCGCGTGGTGATCGAACTGAAACGCGGCGAAGTGCCGGAAGTGGTGCTCAACAATCTGTACAAGCAGACCCAGTTGCAGGATACCTTCGGCATGAACATGGTCGCGCTGGTCAACGGCCAGCCGAAACTGCTCAACCTCAAGCAGATGCTGCAGTGCTTCCTGTCGCACCGCCGCGAAGTGGTCACGCGCCGCACCGTGTTCGAACTGCGCAAGGCGCGCGAACGCGGCCACATGCTCGAAGGCCTGGCCGTCGCCCTGGCCAATATCGACGACTTCATCGCCATCATCAAGGCCGCGCCATCGCCACCGATCGCCAAGACCGAACTGATGGCGCGCGCCTGGGATTCGTCCCTGGTGCGCGAAATGCTGCTGCGTACCGCCGAAGGCACTACCGTCGGCGGCATCGAAGCATTCCGTCCCGAGCACCTGCCGAAGCACTACGGCATGCAGCCGGACGGCATGTACAAGCTGTCCGACGAACAGGCGCAAGAGATCCTGCAAATGCGCCTGCAGCGCCTGACCGGCCTTGAGCAGGACAAGATCGTCAACGAGTACAAAGACATCATGGCGCACATCGCCGACCTGCTCGACATCCTGGCCAAGCCGGAGCGCGTGACGGTCATCATCACCGACGAAATGACCCTGGTGATGAACGAGTACGGCGTCGGCAACAAGGACGTGCGCCGCTCGACCATCGAGCACAATGCCACCGACCTGGAAACCGAAGACCTGATCACGCCGCAGGACATGGTGGTGACCCTGTCGCATACCGGCTACATGAAGTCGCAGCCGATCTCCGAATACCGCGCCCAGAAGCGCGGCGGGCGCGGCAAGCAAGCCATGGCGACCAAGGAAGAAGACTGGATCGACCAGCTGTTCATCGCCAACACGCACGATTACATCCTGTGCTTCTCGAACCGCGGCCGCATGTACTGGCTCAAGGTATGGGAAGTGCCGCAAGGTTCGCGCAACTCGCGCGGTAAGCCAATCGTCAACATGTTCCCGCTGCAGGACAACGAGAAGATCACCGTGGTGCTGCCGCTGTCGGGCGTGAACCGCACCTTCCCGGAAGACCACTACGTGTTCATGGCGACCAGCCTCGGTACCGTGAAAAAGACGCCGCTGAAGGACTTCAGCAATCCACGCAAGGCTGGCATCATCGCGGTCGACCTGGACGACGGCGACTTCCTGATCGGCGCCGCGCTGACCGATGGCGAGCACGATGTGATGCTGTTCTCCGACTCCGGCAAGGCCGTGCGCTTCGACGAGAACGACGTGCGTCCGATGGGCCGTACCGCGCGCGGCGTGCGCGGCATGAACCTGGAAGAGGGCCAGAACGTGATCGCCCTGCTGGTGGCCGAAAACGAGCAGCAGTCGGTCCTGACGGCCACCGAGAACGGCTTCGGCAAGCGTACTCCGATCACCGAGTACACCCGCCACGGACGCGGCACCAAGGGCATGATCGCGATCCAGACCAGTGAACGTAACGGCCGCGTGGTCGCCGCCACCCTGGTCGAGCCGAGCGACGAAATCATGCTGATCACCACCGGCGGCGTGCTGATTCGCACCCGCGTGTCGGAAATCCGCGAAATGGGCCGCGCCACGCAAGGCGTGACCCTGATCGCGGTCGAAGACGGCACCAAGCTGAGCGGCTTGCAGCGCATCGTCGAAACCGACCTCGAAGACGTCGACCTCGAAACACCGCCGGAGTAA
- a CDS encoding DUF2059 domain-containing protein, with protein sequence MMKKLTAIMCTALALLATPAFAQKAPIDPAADKAVRALLDSMNYRKLIKDSFAQMRATMPQMILGNATAVINANPRLTAAQKKTAIAAAEKKVPEVAARVQRVLEDPALAEEMIEEVVPLYASRFTVAEIEQIAAFHRSPVGAKMLSVMPQIMNESMLIGQKVINPRMVKIMQEAVPAGK encoded by the coding sequence ATGATGAAAAAACTGACCGCCATAATGTGTACCGCGCTGGCCCTGCTGGCCACGCCGGCGTTTGCGCAGAAAGCGCCGATCGACCCGGCGGCGGACAAGGCCGTGCGTGCGCTGCTCGATTCGATGAATTACCGCAAACTGATCAAGGATAGCTTTGCCCAGATGCGCGCAACGATGCCGCAGATGATCCTCGGTAACGCCACTGCCGTCATCAACGCCAATCCGCGCCTCACCGCTGCGCAAAAGAAGACCGCCATCGCCGCAGCCGAGAAAAAGGTGCCGGAAGTGGCCGCGCGCGTCCAGCGCGTGCTGGAAGATCCGGCCCTGGCCGAGGAGATGATCGAAGAAGTGGTGCCGCTGTACGCGAGCCGCTTCACGGTTGCCGAGATCGAGCAGATCGCCGCTTTCCACCGCAGCCCGGTGGGCGCCAAGATGCTGTCGGTGATGCCGCAGATTATGAACGAGTCGATGCTGATCGGCCAGAAGGTCATCAACCCGCGCATGGTCAAGATCATGCAAGAAGCCGTCCCCGCCGGCAAATAG
- the serC gene encoding 3-phosphoserine/phosphohydroxythreonine transaminase, with product MTQIYNFSAGPAVLPKEVLQEAAAEMLDWHGSGMSVMEMSHRGPEFISIYEAAVRDLRLLLGVPANYKILFLQGGGLGENAIVPMNLVGRVSAPATIDFVQTGSWSGKSIKEAARYANVNVAASGEAGRFTSVPPPSEWKRTPGAAYLHICTNETIDGVEYNFVPELGDDTPIVADMSSHILSRVIDVSKYGVIFGGAQKNIGPAGLTLVIVREDLLGHALPICPSAFDWSIVAAHDSMYNTPPTYGIYIAGLVFAHLLRQGGVAAMEQRNIAKAELLYGALDLDDFYQNRVAKDCRSRMNVPFYLRDESLNDKFLAGAKARGLLQLKGHKSVGGMRASIYNAMPIEGVQALVDYLNEFAGRT from the coding sequence GTGACCCAGATCTACAACTTCTCCGCCGGCCCCGCCGTTCTGCCCAAGGAAGTGCTGCAAGAGGCGGCCGCCGAAATGCTGGACTGGCACGGCAGCGGCATGTCGGTGATGGAAATGAGTCACCGCGGTCCCGAGTTCATCTCGATCTACGAAGCGGCCGTGCGCGACCTGCGCCTGCTGCTGGGTGTCCCCGCCAACTACAAGATCCTGTTCCTGCAGGGCGGCGGCCTGGGCGAAAACGCCATCGTGCCGATGAACCTGGTCGGCCGCGTATCCGCGCCGGCCACCATCGACTTCGTGCAAACCGGTTCCTGGTCCGGCAAATCGATCAAGGAAGCGGCGCGCTACGCCAACGTCAACGTCGCCGCCAGCGGCGAGGCAGGGCGCTTTACCAGTGTGCCGCCGCCAAGCGAATGGAAGCGCACGCCGGGCGCGGCCTACCTGCACATCTGCACCAACGAAACCATCGACGGCGTCGAATACAACTTCGTGCCCGAACTGGGCGACGACACCCCGATCGTGGCCGACATGTCCTCGCACATCCTCTCGCGCGTGATCGACGTGAGCAAGTACGGCGTCATTTTCGGCGGCGCCCAAAAGAACATCGGTCCGGCCGGCCTGACCCTGGTCATCGTGCGCGAAGATTTGCTGGGCCATGCGCTGCCGATTTGCCCGTCCGCTTTCGACTGGAGCATCGTCGCCGCGCACGACTCGATGTACAACACGCCGCCCACCTACGGCATCTACATCGCCGGCCTGGTATTCGCGCACCTGCTGCGCCAGGGCGGCGTGGCGGCCATGGAACAGCGCAATATCGCCAAGGCCGAACTGCTGTACGGTGCGCTCGACCTTGATGATTTTTACCAGAACCGCGTGGCGAAAGACTGCCGCTCGCGCATGAACGTACCGTTCTACCTGCGCGACGAATCACTGAACGACAAATTCCTGGCCGGTGCAAAAGCGCGCGGCCTGCTGCAGCTCAAGGGCCACAAGTCCGTGGGCGGTATGCGCGCATCGATCTACAACGCGATGCCGATCGAGGGCGTGCAAGCCCTGGTTGATTACCTGAACGAGTTCGCCGGTCGCACCTAG
- the pheA gene encoding prephenate dehydratase, translating to MTDKLTPLREQIDAIDAQILSLLSARARLAQEVGHVKAETSAPVFRPEREAQVLRGVAERNPGPLKAAEVQTIFREIMSACRSLEKRVTVAYLGPSGTFTEQAAFQQFGSAIEGLPCISIDEVFRATEAGTADFGVVPVENSSEGAVNRTLDLMLGTTTIISGEISIPVHHSLMTKTGNMDGVTVVCAHSQALAQCQVWLNQNYPGIERRAVVSNAEAAVMASKDPTMAAIASEMAGEQYRLGVVKGHIQDDPHNRTRFAVIGHLQTNPSGSDQTSLVLAVPNKAGAVYNLLAPLAVNGVSMTRFESRPARIGTWEYYFYVDIEGHVQDPAVAKALDELRDNAAFFKVLGSYPLSL from the coding sequence ATGACAGACAAACTCACACCATTGCGCGAACAGATCGATGCGATCGACGCGCAAATTCTCAGCCTTCTCAGCGCCCGCGCGCGCCTGGCGCAGGAAGTCGGCCACGTCAAGGCCGAAACCAGCGCCCCAGTATTTCGTCCCGAACGCGAAGCGCAAGTGCTGCGCGGCGTGGCCGAGCGCAATCCCGGTCCGCTCAAGGCGGCCGAAGTGCAGACCATCTTCCGCGAAATCATGTCGGCCTGCCGCTCGCTCGAAAAGCGCGTCACCGTGGCCTACCTGGGGCCGTCCGGCACCTTCACCGAGCAGGCCGCGTTCCAGCAGTTCGGCAGCGCCATCGAAGGACTGCCCTGCATCTCGATCGACGAAGTGTTCCGCGCCACCGAAGCCGGCACCGCCGATTTCGGCGTGGTCCCGGTCGAAAATTCGTCCGAAGGGGCGGTCAACCGCACGCTCGACCTGATGCTCGGCACCACCACCATCATCAGCGGCGAGATCTCGATCCCCGTGCACCACAGCCTGATGACCAAGACCGGCAACATGGACGGCGTGACGGTGGTGTGCGCTCACTCGCAGGCGCTGGCCCAGTGTCAGGTATGGCTGAACCAGAACTACCCCGGCATCGAACGGCGCGCGGTGGTATCGAACGCCGAAGCGGCCGTCATGGCCAGCAAGGACCCGACGATGGCGGCGATTGCCAGCGAAATGGCGGGCGAGCAGTACCGCCTGGGCGTGGTCAAGGGCCACATCCAGGACGACCCGCACAACCGCACCCGCTTTGCCGTCATCGGCCATTTGCAGACCAACCCCTCGGGTTCCGACCAGACCTCGCTGGTGCTGGCGGTGCCGAACAAGGCGGGCGCGGTCTACAACCTGCTCGCGCCGCTGGCCGTGAACGGCGTCTCGATGACCCGTTTCGAATCGCGCCCGGCCCGCATCGGCACCTGGGAATACTACTTCTACGTCGACATCGAAGGCCACGTGCAGGACCCGGCGGTGGCCAAGGCGCTCGACGAACTGCGCGACAACGCCGCCTTTTTCAAGGTGCTTGGCTCGTACCCGCTCAGTCTTTAG
- the hisC gene encoding histidinol-phosphate transaminase — translation MSQQFGPEYVRAIAPYQAGKPIAEVAREFGLDEANIVKLASNENPFGVPASSQQAMAAAVADLGRYPDANGFDLKAALAKRYEVPADWITLGNGSNDILEIAAHAFVQTGQAVVYSQYSFAVYALATQGVGARAIVVPAREYGHDLDAMAAAIDADTRLVFIANPNNPTGTFIPAAQIEAFLNKVPANVVVVLDEAYNEFLAPEHQFESAQWARKYPNLLVSRTFSKAYGLAGLRVGFAIAQPALTDLMNRIRQPFNVNSLAQAAAIAALNDTPFLEQGAKNNAAGYAQFVEAFDELGLQYVPSFGNFVLVKVGDDDGAGARVNLALLKQGVIVRPVGNYGLPQWLRISIGLPAENAIFIAALKKALA, via the coding sequence ATGTCCCAGCAATTCGGTCCAGAATACGTCCGTGCCATCGCTCCCTACCAGGCGGGCAAACCGATCGCCGAAGTCGCGCGCGAGTTCGGCCTCGACGAAGCGAACATCGTCAAACTGGCGTCGAACGAAAATCCGTTCGGCGTACCCGCATCGAGCCAGCAAGCCATGGCCGCCGCGGTGGCCGACCTGGGGCGCTACCCGGACGCCAACGGCTTCGACCTGAAAGCCGCGCTGGCCAAGCGCTACGAGGTGCCGGCCGACTGGATCACCCTGGGCAACGGCAGCAACGACATCCTCGAAATCGCCGCCCACGCCTTCGTGCAAACAGGCCAGGCCGTGGTGTACTCGCAGTATTCGTTCGCCGTGTACGCGCTGGCGACCCAAGGCGTGGGTGCGCGCGCCATCGTGGTGCCGGCCAGGGAGTATGGCCATGACCTCGACGCCATGGCAGCAGCGATCGACGCCGACACGCGCCTGGTGTTCATCGCCAACCCGAACAACCCGACCGGCACCTTTATTCCGGCGGCGCAGATCGAAGCATTCCTGAACAAGGTGCCGGCCAATGTGGTTGTGGTGCTGGACGAAGCCTACAACGAATTCCTCGCGCCCGAGCACCAGTTCGAGTCGGCCCAGTGGGCGCGCAAGTATCCGAACTTGCTGGTCTCGCGCACCTTCTCCAAGGCTTACGGCCTGGCCGGCCTGCGCGTCGGTTTCGCCATCGCGCAGCCAGCCCTGACCGACCTGATGAACCGCATCCGCCAGCCGTTCAACGTCAACTCGCTGGCCCAGGCCGCGGCCATCGCCGCCCTGAACGACACGCCATTCCTGGAGCAGGGCGCAAAGAACAACGCCGCCGGCTACGCGCAGTTTGTCGAAGCCTTCGACGAACTGGGACTGCAATACGTGCCATCGTTCGGTAACTTCGTGCTGGTCAAGGTTGGCGACGACGATGGCGCCGGTGCCCGCGTGAACCTGGCGCTGCTCAAGCAAGGCGTGATCGTGCGCCCGGTCGGCAACTACGGCCTGCCGCAATGGCTGCGCATCTCCATCGGCCTGCCGGCCGAAAACGCGATCTTCATCGCCGCCCTCAAGAAAGCGCTGGCCTGA
- a CDS encoding prephenate dehydrogenase: MFNKVVIFGVGLIGGSFARALRHAGVVTTLVGVGRSPQAMARALELGIIDQVAASVQDAMAGADLVLIAAPVAQTTAILVSLLPYLEAGTVVTDAGSTKSDVVAAARAVMKERVGQFVPGHPIAGRETNGPDAAIVDLYHGKKTVLTPLPENTAGDIDRVAAAWSACGAIVHRLTPQEHDTVFASVSHLPHLLAYALVDDIARKPHADLLFQYAASGFRDFTRIAGSSPEMWRDISLANQAALLGELDAYLAQLTGLRTMLANGDGAAIEAVFANAQRARCRWIEAIETAEAPPAQDSSPE, from the coding sequence GTGTTCAATAAAGTCGTCATCTTCGGCGTAGGCCTGATCGGCGGCTCGTTCGCGCGCGCGTTGCGCCATGCGGGCGTGGTCACCACCCTGGTCGGCGTGGGCCGCTCGCCGCAAGCGATGGCGCGTGCCCTCGAACTGGGCATCATCGACCAGGTGGCGGCCTCGGTGCAGGACGCGATGGCAGGCGCCGACCTGGTGCTGATCGCCGCGCCGGTGGCCCAGACCACGGCGATCCTGGTGTCCTTGCTGCCTTACCTGGAAGCGGGCACCGTCGTCACCGACGCCGGCAGCACCAAGTCCGACGTGGTGGCGGCCGCGCGCGCCGTGATGAAAGAGCGGGTTGGCCAGTTCGTGCCGGGCCACCCGATCGCCGGGCGCGAAACCAACGGCCCGGACGCCGCCATCGTCGACCTGTACCACGGCAAAAAGACCGTGCTCACGCCGCTGCCCGAGAATACGGCCGGCGATATCGACAGGGTGGCCGCCGCGTGGAGCGCGTGCGGCGCCATCGTCCACCGCCTCACGCCGCAGGAACACGACACCGTATTCGCCTCGGTCAGCCACCTGCCGCATTTGCTGGCCTACGCGCTGGTCGACGACATCGCCCGCAAGCCGCATGCGGACCTGTTGTTCCAATACGCCGCCAGCGGCTTTCGGGACTTCACGCGCATTGCCGGCTCCTCGCCCGAAATGTGGCGCGACATCAGCTTGGCCAACCAGGCGGCCCTGTTGGGCGAGTTGGACGCATATCTGGCACAATTGACAGGATTGCGCACGATGCTCGCCAACGGCGACGGCGCCGCCATCGAAGCGGTGTTTGCCAACGCCCAGCGCGCGCGCTGCCGCTGGATCGAAGCGATCGAAACGGCCGAGGCACCGCCGGCGCAGGACAGCAGTCCGGAATAA
- the aroA gene encoding 3-phosphoshikimate 1-carboxyvinyltransferase: MTQQKQYPHHIDLKPVMHVEGVVRLPGSKSISNRTLLLAALAEGSTTIVGLLASDDTLVMLGALRSLGLAWEQVDEHTHIVHGGGGILPAHEADLFMGNAGTAIRPLTAALAVIGGDYTLHGVTRMHERPIGDLVDALNAIGAQIEYTGVEGFPPLRIRRGHIHAQRLSVRGNVSSQFLTALLMAAPLMAREHPVTIDVVGELISKPYIEITLNLMRRFGVTVEQDGWQSFTVQPGQRYASPGTIHVEGDASSASYFLAAGAIGGGPIRVEGVGRDSIQGDVRFAEALEQMGATITRGDNWIEARSNGVLKAIDADFNHIPDAAMTIAVAALYADGTTTLRNIASWRVKETDRLAAMATELRKLGAVVEEGPDYISVTPPAGELSAATIDTYDDHRMAMCFSLASLDGKARRGNTMRINDPKCVAKTFPDYFDAFAGIAHENLI; this comes from the coding sequence ATGACCCAGCAGAAGCAGTACCCGCACCATATCGATCTCAAGCCCGTCATGCACGTCGAGGGCGTGGTGCGGCTGCCGGGGTCCAAGAGCATCTCCAACCGCACCTTGCTGCTGGCCGCGCTGGCCGAAGGCAGCACCACCATCGTCGGCCTGCTCGCCTCGGACGACACGCTGGTCATGCTGGGCGCACTGCGCTCCTTGGGCCTGGCATGGGAGCAGGTCGACGAGCATACCCACATCGTGCATGGCGGCGGCGGCATCCTGCCGGCGCACGAAGCCGATCTGTTCATGGGCAATGCCGGCACCGCGATCCGGCCGCTGACGGCGGCGCTGGCCGTCATTGGCGGCGACTACACCCTGCACGGCGTCACCCGCATGCACGAGCGCCCGATCGGCGACCTGGTCGACGCCTTGAACGCGATTGGCGCCCAGATCGAGTACACCGGCGTGGAAGGATTCCCGCCGCTGCGCATCCGGCGCGGACATATTCACGCGCAGCGCCTGTCGGTGCGCGGGAACGTATCGAGCCAGTTTTTGACGGCGCTGCTGATGGCCGCGCCGCTGATGGCGCGCGAGCACCCGGTGACCATCGACGTCGTTGGTGAACTGATCTCCAAGCCGTATATCGAAATCACCCTGAACCTGATGCGGCGTTTCGGCGTGACGGTGGAGCAGGATGGCTGGCAATCGTTCACGGTGCAGCCGGGGCAGCGCTATGCCAGTCCGGGCACGATCCACGTCGAAGGCGACGCCTCGTCGGCCTCGTACTTCCTGGCGGCCGGCGCGATCGGCGGCGGTCCGATCCGGGTTGAAGGGGTAGGGCGCGACAGCATCCAGGGCGACGTGCGCTTTGCCGAAGCGCTGGAACAGATGGGCGCGACGATCACGCGCGGCGACAACTGGATCGAAGCGCGCTCGAATGGGGTACTCAAGGCCATCGACGCCGACTTCAACCATATTCCCGACGCCGCCATGACGATTGCCGTGGCCGCGCTGTACGCCGACGGCACCACCACCTTGCGCAACATCGCCAGCTGGCGGGTGAAAGAGACGGACCGCCTGGCCGCGATGGCGACCGAATTGCGCAAGCTGGGCGCGGTGGTGGAAGAGGGGCCGGACTACATCTCGGTCACCCCGCCGGCGGGCGAACTGAGCGCCGCGACAATCGACACCTATGACGACCACCGGATGGCGATGTGCTTCTCGCTGGCGAGCCTGGACGGCAAAGCGCGGCGCGGCAACACCATGCGCATCAACGACCCGAAATGCGTCGCCAAGACCTTCCCCGACTACTTCGACGCCTTCGCCGGCATCGCCCACGAGAACCTGATTTAA
- the cmk gene encoding (d)CMP kinase, with amino-acid sequence MPHSNIPVIAIDGPTASGKGTVAHKVADRLGFHYLDSGALYRLTALMALRRATELSDEHALAKLAEHLPASFSGGEILLAHENVTQLIRAEEVGNVASKIAALPAVRQALFALQLGFRRAPGLVADGRDMGTVIFPHAQLKVFLTASTEARAQRRYKQLIDKGFSANIEDLLSDLKARDDRDTYRAIAPLMPAEGAHLLDTSNMTADEAVEEVLKWYAHAKQS; translated from the coding sequence ATGCCACATTCGAACATCCCCGTCATCGCCATCGATGGCCCCACCGCGTCCGGCAAGGGCACCGTCGCGCATAAGGTGGCCGATCGCCTCGGCTTTCATTACCTCGATTCGGGCGCCCTGTATCGCCTCACCGCCTTGATGGCCTTGCGCCGCGCTACGGAACTTTCCGATGAGCACGCCCTCGCCAAGCTGGCCGAACACCTCCCCGCCAGCTTCAGCGGCGGCGAAATCTTGCTGGCTCACGAAAATGTCACCCAACTCATCCGCGCGGAAGAGGTTGGCAACGTGGCATCGAAGATCGCCGCGCTGCCCGCCGTGCGCCAGGCGCTGTTCGCGCTGCAGCTCGGCTTTCGCCGCGCGCCAGGCCTGGTTGCCGATGGCCGCGACATGGGCACGGTAATCTTTCCGCACGCGCAACTGAAAGTGTTCTTGACAGCCAGCACAGAGGCGCGCGCGCAACGCCGATATAAGCAATTGATTGACAAGGGGTTTTCTGCTAATATAGAAGACCTCCTGTCCGATTTGAAGGCGCGCGACGACCGTGATACTTACCGGGCCATCGCGCCATTGATGCCGGCAGAAGGGGCGCACCTGCTCGATACTTCCAATATGACCGCTGACGAAGCGGTCGAGGAAGTGCTGAAATGGTATGCGCACGCTAAGCAGTCGTAA